The following proteins are encoded in a genomic region of Oncorhynchus masou masou isolate Uvic2021 chromosome 19, UVic_Omas_1.1, whole genome shotgun sequence:
- the LOC135505915 gene encoding opsin-5-like, with product MALTGNETSARPDDAPHYLLEGDPFASKLSKEADIVAAFYICIIGILSATGNGYVIYMTIKRKTKLRPPELMTVNLAIFDFGISVTGKPFFVASSFSHRWLFGWEGCHFYGWAGFFFGVGSLITMTVVSLDRYLKICHLRYGTWLMRHHAFLCLVFVWLYAGFWATMPLVGWGSYAPEPFGTSCTLDWRLAQISVAGQSFVMAILFFCLIFPTGIIVFSYVMIIFKVNSSAKEISHFDTRNKNSHSLEMKLTKVAMLICAGFLIAWIPYAVVSVVSAFGEPDSVPISVSVIPTLLAKSSAMYNPIIYQVIDLKRSCAKSSCFQVLKRCRHFKKSRIYTISGSLKDRPSVKESHSEM from the exons ATGGCTCTTACGGGGAATGAGACCTCAGCTCGCCCCGATGATGCCCCCCATTATCTCCTGGAGGGTGATCCATTTGCCTCCAAGCTGTCCAAGGAGGCCGACATCGTGGCTGCCTTCTACATCTGCATCATAG GGATCCTGTCTGCCACAGGAAATGGCTATGTTATATACATGACCATCAAACGCAAGACAAAGCTAAGGCCGCCTGAGCTCATGACAGTTAACTTAGCCATATTTGACTTTGGCATATCAG TCACAGGGAAACCGTTCTTTGTGGCGTCCAGTTTCTCCCACCGCTGGCTGTTTGGTTGGGAGGGCTGTCATTTCTATGGCTGGGCTGGCTTCTTCTTCGGTGTTGGCAGCCTCATCACCATGACCGTAGTTAGCCTAGACCGATACCTCAAGATCTGTCATCTCAGATACG GTACTTGGCTGATGAGGCACCATGCCTTCCTGTGTCTGGTGTTTGTCTGGCTCTACGCAGGCTTCTGGGCCACCATGCCCCTGGTGGGCTGGGGCAGCTACGCACCAGAGCCGTTTGGCACCTCCTGTACCCTGGACTGGAGGCTGGCCCAGATCTCCGTGGCGGGACAGAGCTTCGTCATGGCCATCCTCTTCTTCTGCCTTATCTTCCCCACCGGCATCATCGTCTTCTCCTATGTTATGATAATATTCAAGGTCAACTCCTCAGCTAAAGAGATCTCCCACTTTGACACCAGGAACAAGAACAGCCATAGCCTGGAGATGAAACtgaccaag GTAGCGATGTTGATCTGTGCTGGTTTCTTGATAGCGTGGATCCCGTATGCAGTGGTCTCCGTGGTGTCTGCGTTTGGCGAGCCCGACTCAGtgcctatctctgtctctgtgatccCCACTCTGCTGGCTAAGTCCTCTGCCATGTACAACCCCATCATCTACCAAGTTATTGACCTGAAACGTTCCTGTGCAAAGTCCTCCTGTTTCCAAGTCCTGAAGAGGTGTAGACATTttaaaaagtcaag GATTTACACCATTTCTGGCTCACTTAAAGACAGACCATCCGTAAAAGAGTCTCACAGTGAAATGTGA